Genomic DNA from Corticium candelabrum chromosome 5, ooCorCand1.1, whole genome shotgun sequence:
aattttcgATTTTAGCATGTCAGTGGccctttattaattaagttaataaatgtttgtctgtgagttGATATCTACACTGTCAAGTTAGCCAGCAACGAGCTCTTCATCCCTTCTGGTAGTGAGGCGTTTGCCAATTCGCAAGCTGTGAAATTTCGAAGCAAGAAAACTCGACATTGCCACTCTAGTGAACGAACCTTTCCTAAAatgattttaatatcaacaaaagtGACACATTGACAATGATGTTGATTATCTTAACTCAACCTTCATGCTCTTGGAAAACGGTTCTTGTTTTGCTGTCTTCAAATTTGCACAATTGGTATGGTGTGAGTCTCTCATAATTTAGAACTCTGGGATTAGCCCCAGCATCCAGCAGCACACGAGCACCATCTGCAAACTCATTTATGGCACAAATGTGTAGAGCTGTGTATCCTCCGCATGTCTCACGATGGTTAAGATTCATTCCCTTTGTATAtgccaataaacaaacattgtCTGCTGCAATTTGTGGACTTAATTGACTTCTCCTACTGCTGCATGCCTCCATTAAAATGGTTCTGCCACTTTCGGAAATAAGAGATGTATCAGCACCCGATGCTAGTAAACATCGTACTATATCAGAACCGTGTATGTTTACAGCCAAATAAAGGGGAGAATAGTCAATGTCGTTACTGGTATTTAGGAAGTTGACATTTCGGTTGTTCACATTTGCACCTTTTGATAGCAACAGCTCAACACATTCGACTGTACAGTTTCTACTAAAGAGCAATGACACGAGTGGAGGATGGCAATAACGAAGCCCCTTTTCTGCATTTGGATCAGCCCCATGATCTAGAAGATTCTTTGAACAATCATAATGACCGTTGTCTACAGCATAATGAAGGGGACTACAACCCAAGTTATCAAATTGATTGACTGAAGCATTAGTCGCAAGTAATACTGAAAGAGCTGCTGTTGAGCCACCTTCAGCTGCCCTATGCACTGCTGTAGATTTTTGTGCTCCCAACTGATTAACATCTGCACCATAATAGAGAAGCAGCTTGACTATTTCTTCA
This window encodes:
- the LOC134180611 gene encoding uncharacterized protein LOC134180611, which encodes MNLNHRETCGGYTALHICAINEFADGARVLLDAGANPRVLNYERLTPYQLCKFEDSKTRTVFQEHEGKVRSLEWQCRVFLLRNFTACELANASLPEGMKSSLLANLTV